The DNA sequence GTACACGCAGGGGCAGGTCTTCGGCTTCCTGTCGCTCATCTGCGTCTCGATCGGCGTCGTGATCGGTGGCCTCATCGCCCTCGTGCTCGACCGCGTGCTGTCCCGTCGCACGCGTGAGGTCGTCGTCGACCGCGAGAGCGTCCGCGTCGAGGACTGAGCGCTACGCCAACTCGGCGATGATCGGGTGGATCGCCGCGTCGAAGGCGACGACGTCGCCGCGCAGTCCGTCCGTCACGGCGATCGTGAGCGAGCCGATCCACCACACGCCCCGCTGAGTGAGGGGGAGGACCTGCACGTTCAGTTCGAACGAATGCGCGCGGCGGCCCACTTGACGCTCGTGTTCGGCGATCGCGCTCGCGTAGGCGCGGTACGAGACGCCGGGCTTCGCGGCGGAGTCCTTGCGGTAGCGCTCGTGGGCCGACTGCGAGAAGGCCAGGGCTTCGCTCGCGTGCGGGGCGATCGCGGCTCGCAGCGCGTCCGAGCCCTCGGCGGGAAGGGCGACGAGCGTCTCGAAGCCGTCGACGAGCTCGAGCGGGACGGGCGACGGGTGCGCGGTCGGCTCGACCGTCATCGCCCAGAACTCCCGCCACTGTCGCTCGAGGAGCGCCTGCGCCTCCTCGGCGCGGTCGTTCACGCGCGGAGGGATGCCGCGCAGGTGCGGCAGCTCATCGGGCGAGCGGATGCCGAGCACCTGGCGCAGGTACAAGGCGAGCAGGACCTGCTGACCCGCGTCCTCGCGGATCAGCCATTCCGGAGTCCCCGTGCCTCCCATGCCCTCGATTGTACGACCGCGCCTGCGCGGTGTCCCGGGCGCGGCATCCGTCCGGCCCGCCGGTAGGCTGGAGCGCGTGGCATCACCCTCCCGCGACGCCTCCCCCTCGAGCGGAGACGCGACCGTGAATCCCTACGCACAGGCCGGGGTCGACACGGCTGCCGGCGACCTCGCCGTGGAGCTGATGAAGTCGGCGGTCCGCCGCACGCACGGCCCCGAAGTGCTCGGCGGTGTCGGCGGTTTCGCCGGACTGTTCGACGCGTCGGCCCTGCGCGGGTACGAGCGGCCGCTCCTGGCCACCAGCACCGACGGCGTCGGCACGAAAGTCGCGATCGCGCAGGCGATCGACAAGCACGACACGATCGGCATCGATCTGGTCGGCATGGTCGTGGACGACATCGTCGTGGTGGGTGCCAAGCCGCTCTTCATGACCGACTACATCGCGTGCGGCAAGCTCTACCCCGACCGCATCGCCGCGATCGTCGGCGGCATCGCGGAAGGCTGCGCGCAGACCGGCACCGCCCTCGTCGGCGGCGAGACCGCCGAGCACCCGGGCCTGCTGGGTCTGAACGATTACGACGTCGCGGGCGCCGCGACGGGTGTGGTCGAGGCGGGGGCGTTCCTCGGCGCCGACCGGGTCCAGGACGGCGACGTCGTCCTGGCGCTCGCGAGCAGCGGTCTGCACTCCAACGGCTACTCGCTCGTGCGTCACATCGTCGCCGGGGCCGGCATCCAATACGGTGACAACGCCGCCGACCTGGGCGGGACGTGGGGGGAGGCGCTCCTCGAGCCGACGCGGCTCTACACGACCCCGCTCCTGCGCCTGATCGACGCGCTCCCCGGTCAGGTGCACGCCCTGTCGCACGTCACCGGCGGCGGGATCGCGGCGAACCTCGCGCGCGTCCTCCCGCAGGGCACCTGGGTCGACATCGACCGGTCGACCTGGTCGCCGGCGCCGGTGTTCCGGGTGCTCGCCGACCTGGGCCACCTCGACCTCGGCGCGACCGAAGGCACCTGGAACCTCGGCATCGGCTTCCTCGCGGTCGTCTCCGCGGGCTCCGCGGATGCCGCCATCGGGGCGCTCCAGGGCGAAGGCATCACCACCTGGCAGGTCGGTGCGGTGCGGACCGGCGCGGTGCCCGAGGACGGGAACGGCGCGTTCGAACATTGCGCGAAAGGCGTGGACGGCGGGGCCGTGCGCCTGGTCGGCACCTACAACACAGGCGGAGCGGTCTAGACCACATGTGCGGCATCGTCGGAATGGTCGGGCAGGGTCCGGTCAACCAGGAGATCTACGACGCCCTGCTCCTGCTGCAGCACCGCGGCCAGGACTCCACGGGCATCGCGACCGCCGAGAGCAACGGCGTCTTCCACCTCTTCAAGGCGAAGGGACAGGTGCGCGAAGCGTTCCGCACCCGGGACATGCGGGGACTCCTCGGGGACATCGGTCTGGGACACGTCCGCTACGCGACCAAGGGGACGGCATCCAGCGAAGAAGAGGCGCAGCCCTTCTACGTGAACGCGCCGTACGGCATCGTCCTCGTACACAACGGCAACCTCACCAACACGCGCGAACTGACCGACGAGCTGTTCCACACCGACCGTCGGCACCTGAACACCTCCAGCGACACCGAGCTGCTCGTGAACGTCCTCGCCAACGAGCTGCAGTCCTCGATCTCCGGGATCGAGCTGGATCCCGCCCAGGTCTTCCAGGCGGTCTCCCGCGTGCACGAACGCGTCGAGGGCTCGTACGCCGCGATCGCCCTGATCGCCGGCTACGGCCTGCTCGCCTTCCGTGATCCGTTCGGCATCCGCCCGCTCATCATCGGCACGCGACCGACCGAGAACGGCCGGTACGAGTGGATCGTGACGTCGGAGTCGCTCGTGCTCGAGAACGGCGGCTTCGAGATCGTGCGCGACGTGCTGCCCGGCGAAGCGGTCTTCATCGACCTCGAGGGGCACCTGCACACGCAGCAGTGCGCGGCGGACCCGAAGCTCGTTCCGTGCTCGTTCGAGTACGTCTACCTCGCGCGTCCCGACTCGGTCATGAACGGGATCTCGGTGTACGAGGCGCGGCTGCGGCTCGGCGAGCGGCTCGCCAACACGATCGCGAAGTACACCCCGAAGGGCACGATCGACGTCGTCATGCCGATCCCGGACTCCTCGCGACCTGCCGCGATGCAGGTCGCCCGCAAGCTCGGGATCGAGTATCGCGAGGGGTTCTACAAGAACCGCTACATCGGCCGGACGTTCATCATGCCGGGACAGGCGGTGCGCAAGAAGAGCGTGCGCCAGAAGCTCAACGCGATGTCGAGCGAGTTCAAGGGCAAGAACGTCCTGCTGATCGACGATTCGATCGTGCGCGGGACGACCTCGAAGGAGATCATCCAGATGGCGCGGGATGCCGGTGCCAAGAGCGTCACGTTCGCCTCGGCCGCGCCGCCGGTGCGGTACCCGCACGTGTACGGCATCAACATGCCGTCGCGCCACGAGCTCGTCGCGCACGGCCGGACGATCCCTGAGATCGCGCAGGAGCTCGGTGCCGACTACATGGTGTACCAGGAGGTCGAGGATCTGAAGGCCGCGATCCTCGAGGGCTCCGACGTGGACGATCTGGACATGAGCTGCTTCGACGGCCGGTACGTGACGGGTACGGTCACCGAGGAGTACCTCGCCTGGGTCGAGGGTTCGCAGGAGTCCTGACCCGCTCAGAGGTCGTGGTGGAACTCCTCGATCAGGTGGTCGACCACCGCGGTCATCGCGGCGTCCTGGTCGGCGCCCGCAGCGGTCGCCGCGGCCGCGACGGCGCGCTGCCGCTCCGCCGAGGTGCCGGCCTCGGCGATCGTGAGCACGCGCTCGACCTCCGCGCGGCACCCCAGGGCGTCGGCATCCTCCCCGATCATCTCGATGAGCTCGGTCATGAGCTTCGGGAACGGCACGATCGTGTCGGCGCCGAAGTCGATCAGCCCCTCCGTGACGCCGTAGCGCTGAGCCCGCCAGCGGTTCTCGCCGACGAGGAACCGGTCGTACAGGCGCCATCGCTGGTTGCGGACACGCAGCCGCCACAGCATCCGCATGACGCACTGCGTGACCGCCGCGAGAGTCAGCGCGTCCTCCGCGCGCGGCGAGACGTCCATGATGCGCGTCTCGAGCGTGGGGTAGTGGTGGGAGGGACGGATGTCCCACCAGATCTTCGACGAATCCTCGATGATGCCGAGGTTCACGAGCACGCCGACGGACCGCTCGTACTCACCCCAGCTCTGGTAGTCCGGCGGCAGCCCGGTGCGGGGGAGGTTGTCGAACACCGAGATGCGGTACGACGCGAGCCCGGTGTCCTCGCCCTGCCAGAACGGCGACGAGGTGGACAGGGCGAGCAGATGCGGCAGGAAGTACGGCATCTGCCGCATCAGGTCGATGCGGAGTGCGTCATCGCCCAGACCGATGTGCACGTGGCAGCCGCAGATCAGCAGCCGGCGGGCGACGCCGGCGAGATCGCGCTCGAGCCCGCGGTAGCGCTCCTTGTCGGTGTGGTGCTGGGTCTTCCAGTCCGAGAAGGGGTGACAGGATGCCGCGATCGGCACGAGTCCGTACCGGGCGGCGTGCCGGGACACGGTCGAGCGCAGGCGCCGCAGGTCGTCGCGGGCGGCCCCGACGCTCGTTGCGACCCTCGTGCCGATCTCGACCTGGCACTTCTTGTACTCGGGGCTCACCTGCTCCTGCAGCTCGGCGCTGCAGTCTTCGATGAAGCCCTCCGGGGCGACACCGAGCGCGCGCGAGTCGCGGTCGACGAGCAGGTACTCCTCCTCGATGCCCATCGTGAACTCGGGTCGCTCCATCGCGTCTCCTTCTGTTGCCCCATCTCAGCGCGCGGGGAGCCTCAGGGCAAGGGCGACGCACCGAGGGAAATCTCACAGGAGATACGCGATATATCGTGTTAGCGTCGGCGCATGCCTTCCGATCAGCTGCCGAGCCAGGCCGAGCAGGACGCGCTCTGGGGTGGCGAGCACCTCTCCGATGACCTCGAACGCACGGTGCGCAGCGAGATCGAGCAGGGCGAGCGGGCGGACCAGCCCGTGCGACGGATGCTGCGACGCCTGCGCAACCGAGTGGGTCGGCATCCGCGTCTCGAGCGTCTGTACAAAGCCGTCGTCGCCGTGATCGGCGGCACCCTCACGGTGCTCGGACTGCTGCTCGTGCCACTGCCGGGTCCCGGCTGGCTGGTCGTGTTCCTCGGCCTCGCCGTCCTCGGCACGGAGTTCCACTGGGCGCGACGGATCGCCACGTGGCTGAAGCGTCAGCTCGATCGCTTCTGGGCGTGGTGGAAGGACCGGCGGGCGCGCCGGAGGGCTGCCCAGCAGGGCGAGACGGCCTGATCTCAGGCGTGCCGGACGGGGGCGAGAGGGCTCAGGCCTTCTCGTCCTCGTATTCGTCGGCGTACTGGTCTGCCCACTTGTCGACGTACTGCTCGTCGTCCGGGTGGCCGAGTTCTTTCTCCAGTGCGGAGTAGTTCACGGTCGGGCTGTACGACTTGAGTTCGCGAGCGATCTTGGTGTGCTTCGCCTTCTGACGGCCACGCCCCATGCGAGACCCCCTCATTTCTGAGTAACGGGTGCTGCGGGGCTGTTCGCCGCGTGGACCCGGGCATTCACGAAACCGGCTTCGAGGCCGGTAAGAGTAGCATTCAGGATAACACGGAGCCCCCGGTCACCGACCGCTCCGCCCCGGCACGGAAAGGCGATGACGCATGGCCGCTGACGCACCGAACACTCCCGATCTTCCCGCTGTCGGCGGCGATCCCGAGCGGATGGGCGGCGGCGAGGCCGAGGCGCTGCGCGGGGCGGTTCTCGTGGGCGTCGTGCCCGGCATCCCGACCCGCGTCGTGCGCGAGGCCGGCCGGTACGCGAAGCTCCTCGGCGCACCGCTCGTCGTGGTGCACGTGGACGTCACGCGGTTCGTGACCTACGAGGATCCGGACGGCTATGTCCATTCCGCGCCGATCGACATCAACATCGCCGCGGGCGAGAACGACCTGGCCATCGTGAAGGCCGAAGCAGCCAAGATCCTGGATGGCCACAACGTCGCGTGGAGCGTCCGGCAGCTCGTCGGGGATCCCGCCATGGCGATGAAGCACCTCGCCGAACAGGTGGACGCGCGACTGCTCGTCGTGGGCACGCGCAAGCGCGGCATCGGGGAGTCGATCCGCGAGTTCTTCACCGGATCCGTCGCCGCGCGTCTGGCGCACCGTCAGCAGCGGCCGATCCTGGTGATCCCGCTCGGTGAGCCTGTGCCCGACGACGAGGAGATCTGGCCCGCCTGATCCTCTGACGCTGAAACGACATCTGCACGTCGAGACGATGGGTCAAGCCCACAGTCTCGACGTGCAGATGTCGTCTCAGCGAAGAAGAGTGCCGGATCAGCCGCGCAGCGACCCGCGGATGTCGCGGGCGATGTCGTCGAGCGATCGCGCCAGATCGTCGATGACGGATGCCGCCAGCTCACCCCCGCGCGCGACGTGCGACCGCAGATCGGCGCGCAGCTGCGCGCGGAACTCGGTGATCGCGGTGTCGGCCCGGTGCAGCTGCTCCCGGCTGGATACGCGCGGATCGTCGCCCGGCGTCGCGGGCGTCGCCCCCGCCTCCTCGTCGCGCGCGGCGGCGGCGAGGTCGGCGCGGAGGCTCTTCATCGCCTCGCGGACGCTCCCGCGCACCTCGTCGGCGATCAGGCGCACCGAATCGGTCAGGCCCGCCTCGATCCCCTGCAGGTCGCCCGCGCGCGCGGCCACCTCGGCGCGACCGGCGTCGGTGATCTCGTAGACGGTCTTGCGGCCGTCTACGGTCTTGGTGACGAGCCCCTCCTCCTCGAGCTTGGACAGGCGCGGGTAGATCGTGCCGGCACTGGGGGTGTAGGTGCCGCCGGTGCGGTCCGACAGAGCCTGCATGATGTCGTAGCCGTGTCGCGGGCCCTCGTCGAGAAGGCTCAGGAGGTACAGGCGCAGATCGCCGTGCGAGAAGACCGGGGTCATCACCACTGCCCCTCGGTCGTGCCCTCCGTGAACGCGCCGGCGGGGGGCTCTGCGCCGGCCGCGGCCGGGGCGGATGCCGAGGGCGCGGCATCCGCCACGCTCGACACCGCGCGACGGAGCACTGTCACATCTCCCGAGACGGAGTTGGACCGCACGTCCACGAACGACCCGCTCAGTTCGCCGACCGAGCCGCTGAAGTTCGTCGTGGGACCGGTGCCCTGACCTGAGCGGACCACGCCGTCGACCTGCACGCGTCCGCTGACGCTGCGGATCACGAAGTTGGCCGGGTGGCCCTCGTCGAGCCGGATGGTCGCGTTGCCGCTCACGGTGTTCAGCGCCACCTGGTGCACGTCACCGGTCGAGTCGACGAGCATCGCTCCCGAGACGGTGTCGATCGTCGCCTTGCGCAGCGACCCCGTCGCCGCGACGTCGCCCGAGACGCTGTTGGCGCTGAGCGACCCGACGAGCTCGCGGACCTGCACGTCGCCCGAGACGGCGTTCACCGTGAGGTCGCCGTCGATCCCGTCCACGATGATGTCACCCGAGACGGTGTTCAGACGGGTGTCGTGACGGATGCCGGACACGAGGGCACTGGCCGAGACGACGCCGAGGTTCAGCGCGACCTCGCGCGGGACGGCGACGCTGATCTCGGCCTTCGGACCGCCGGCGCCGAAGTTGCGGAACACCTCGAGGAAGTTGTCCCAGCGCAGCTGCGGGTGGTCGATCTCGACGACGTCGCCGGTGACCTCGATGCGCAGATCCTTGATCGTCACGCCGTGCACCTCGATGCGGGCGCCGGGCTCGTCGTGGCCGATCACGTCGATCTGCCCGCCGACGAGGCCGACCTTGAGCTTGCGCACGGTCTCGATGTCGATGACGCGCGTCTCGCCCGGGTGGATGATCCACTTCTCCAGAGTCATGGTGCACTTCCGTTCTTGCGGTTGACTCGCGATATATCGCGATGGGAGGAGACTAACACGATATATCGCGTTCATGTCAAGATGATGGGCACGACGGCCTTGACTTTGACGCAACGTCAACCTCTAGCGTCGATGCATGACCCGAGAGGAGAAGGGAGACGCGATGGAGGAGTGGTCGATCCAGCAGATCGCGCGGCTCGCCGGCACGACGAGCCGCACGCTCCGGCACTACGCCGACATCGGGTTGCTCGCGCCGTCGCGGGTCGGCGGGAACGGCTATCGGTACTACGACCGCGTCGGGCTCGTGCGCCTGCAGCGCATCCTGCTGCTGCGCGACCTGGGGCTCTCGTTGCCGCAGATCGCCGGCGTGCTCAACCGGGACGTGAATGCCCATGACGCGCTCACGCATCACCTCTCGTGGCTGCGGCAGGAACAAGACCGACTGACGCGCCGCATCGCGGCCGTCGGAGCGACGATCGACGGAATGGAAGGAGGTGAGAAACCCATGGCACACGACATGTTCGACGGCTTCGATCACACGCAGTACCGCGACGAGGTGATCGAGCGCTGGGGACAGGGGGCCTACGCCGAGGGCGACCGCTGGTGGCGCGGCATGAGCTCCGCGGAGCAGCGCGACTGGCAGCAGCGGGTCGCCGATCTCGGTCGCGACTGGGTGGCTGCCGCGCAGTCCGGCATCGCCCCCGACGCGCCCGAAGCGACGGCTCTGGCCGAGCGGCACGTCCGCTGGCTGACCGGCATCCCCGGAACACCCACCGGCACCCCCGCCGAGACGAAGGCCTACGTCATCGGACTCGGCGAGATGTACGTCGCCGACGAGCGCTTCGGCGCGAACTACGGCGGCACGGCGGGAGCGGAGTTCGTGCGGGACGCGTTGCGCGCGTACGCCGACGCGAACCTCTAGCCCACGCGCTGCAGCGCGGTCCGGCGTGGCTCGTCCGCGAGGTCGAGCACGCCGGACCGCGCCGCGTCCAGCGCGGCCGAGACGGCGCCGGTGCAGATCACGTCGAGCCCGAGCCGGGAGGCGACGAGTTCGGGAGCCGGCAGGTCGAGCTCGAGGGGGAGTGACTCGCGCGCCGCCGCCACGAGCTGCGCGGCATCCACCGGGTCGATGCCCGACACGACGACGCGCCGCGGGTCGAACAGACTGCCCATCACCCCGGTGATGACGCTCAGCGCGTGACCGGCACGCTCGACGATGCGCGCGGCGTCGGCATCGCCCTCCCGAGCCAGGCGGAACACCGCGGCGCCGGTGAGCTCCGAAGGGGGTAGCGCCATGAGCGCCGAGTCGGGCGAGACGGTCCCCGCCGCGATCGACTCCCGCGCCCATTCCGCGGCCCGCTCGCTGAGCCCGCCGGCGCCGCCGACCCCCGCCACGTGATCGAAGGCGACCATCTCGCCGACGCCGCCGTGCGCGCCGCGCAGGAGGTTTCCGTCCACGACGACGCCGGCGCCGAGGAAGCGCCCGCAGAGCAGGGTGACGTGGTCGCGCACGCCCGCCGCCGCGCCGACCGACCCCTCGGCCACGGCGGCCAGGGAGGCGTCATTGATCACGCGCACGATCGGCGCCCACGCGCCGAACATCTCGCTGAGGTCGGGGTTCATGCGGCGCCAGAACCCGTTGCGGTGCGCGGGGGAGGATCCGCTCGCATCGACCGGAGCCGGGACTCCCGCGCACAGAGACAGGACGTCGGCGCGCGTCCGACCGGCGGCGAGGAGCGCGTCATCGACCGCCGCGGCCGCGGCGTCGCGCCGCTCCGCCGGTGAATCGTGGGCGAGGTCCGTGTGCGACGCGCGACGCACGAGCACCTCGCCGCGGAGATTCGCCACGACGGTGAGGATGTGATCGGGCGCGAGGTCGATCCCGACGACGACCGCGGCATCGGCGCGCAGCCGGAACCGCCGCGCGGGGCGGCCCTTGCGGTAGTCGCCGACTGCACGCGCGTTCTCGAGCTCGTCCAGGAGGCCGATCTCCACGAGCTCCTCGATCACGTCGATCGTGGTCGATCGCGTGAGCCCGACGGCCGCCATCGCATCGCTCGCGGTGAACACCTCGGCGTCCCAGGCGTACGAGAGCACACCGCCCAGGCTCGTGCGTCGAACCGCGGTGGGTGAGATCGTGTGCGACACGGGTATTGACCTCTTCCCCTTCACCCTGCATTATGGTGCACATCGAGTTGATTCGGACATTAAATCTACTCCCCCAACCAAATGGTCGTCGCCGCAGACGACCGCAGAAAGGACGGCGACGTGGCTGATCGATTCCGACGACGGAGAGGGCCGGCGTCCACGGCCGTCGCCGTCGGACTGCTCGGCGCGATGGTCGGCACGCTCCTGGTGGGCTGCTCAGCGGACGGGCGCGAGACCATCCGGTTCACCTTCAGCAAGCGCGAGGCGCTCGAGTTCATGAATACCGTCGTCGCCGACTACAACGCGTCGCAGGACGACGTGCGCGTCGAGATGGACACGTCGGGAGTCGACGTCGTCTCGGCGAGCTTCGTCCGCGGCAATCCGCCCGACATCATGCTCGCCAACTACAACTTCGAAGTGGCGCGGTTCGTGCAGCGCTGCGCGCTGAGCGATCTCAGCGGTACGGATGCCGCGGCCACGGTCCGT is a window from the Microbacterium lacus genome containing:
- a CDS encoding zinc-binding alcohol dehydrogenase, whose product is MGGTGTPEWLIREDAGQQVLLALYLRQVLGIRSPDELPHLRGIPPRVNDRAEEAQALLERQWREFWAMTVEPTAHPSPVPLELVDGFETLVALPAEGSDALRAAIAPHASEALAFSQSAHERYRKDSAAKPGVSYRAYASAIAEHERQVGRRAHSFELNVQVLPLTQRGVWWIGSLTIAVTDGLRGDVVAFDAAIHPIIAELA
- the purM gene encoding phosphoribosylformylglycinamidine cyclo-ligase, which encodes MKSAVRRTHGPEVLGGVGGFAGLFDASALRGYERPLLATSTDGVGTKVAIAQAIDKHDTIGIDLVGMVVDDIVVVGAKPLFMTDYIACGKLYPDRIAAIVGGIAEGCAQTGTALVGGETAEHPGLLGLNDYDVAGAATGVVEAGAFLGADRVQDGDVVLALASSGLHSNGYSLVRHIVAGAGIQYGDNAADLGGTWGEALLEPTRLYTTPLLRLIDALPGQVHALSHVTGGGIAANLARVLPQGTWVDIDRSTWSPAPVFRVLADLGHLDLGATEGTWNLGIGFLAVVSAGSADAAIGALQGEGITTWQVGAVRTGAVPEDGNGAFEHCAKGVDGGAVRLVGTYNTGGAV
- the purF gene encoding amidophosphoribosyltransferase; translated protein: MCGIVGMVGQGPVNQEIYDALLLLQHRGQDSTGIATAESNGVFHLFKAKGQVREAFRTRDMRGLLGDIGLGHVRYATKGTASSEEEAQPFYVNAPYGIVLVHNGNLTNTRELTDELFHTDRRHLNTSSDTELLVNVLANELQSSISGIELDPAQVFQAVSRVHERVEGSYAAIALIAGYGLLAFRDPFGIRPLIIGTRPTENGRYEWIVTSESLVLENGGFEIVRDVLPGEAVFIDLEGHLHTQQCAADPKLVPCSFEYVYLARPDSVMNGISVYEARLRLGERLANTIAKYTPKGTIDVVMPIPDSSRPAAMQVARKLGIEYREGFYKNRYIGRTFIMPGQAVRKKSVRQKLNAMSSEFKGKNVLLIDDSIVRGTTSKEIIQMARDAGAKSVTFASAAPPVRYPHVYGINMPSRHELVAHGRTIPEIAQELGADYMVYQEVEDLKAAILEGSDVDDLDMSCFDGRYVTGTVTEEYLAWVEGSQES
- a CDS encoding carboxylate-amine ligase, which codes for MERPEFTMGIEEEYLLVDRDSRALGVAPEGFIEDCSAELQEQVSPEYKKCQVEIGTRVATSVGAARDDLRRLRSTVSRHAARYGLVPIAASCHPFSDWKTQHHTDKERYRGLERDLAGVARRLLICGCHVHIGLGDDALRIDLMRQMPYFLPHLLALSTSSPFWQGEDTGLASYRISVFDNLPRTGLPPDYQSWGEYERSVGVLVNLGIIEDSSKIWWDIRPSHHYPTLETRIMDVSPRAEDALTLAAVTQCVMRMLWRLRVRNQRWRLYDRFLVGENRWRAQRYGVTEGLIDFGADTIVPFPKLMTELIEMIGEDADALGCRAEVERVLTIAEAGTSAERQRAVAAAATAAGADQDAAMTAVVDHLIEEFHHDL
- a CDS encoding TIGR02611 family protein, which gives rise to MPSDQLPSQAEQDALWGGEHLSDDLERTVRSEIEQGERADQPVRRMLRRLRNRVGRHPRLERLYKAVVAVIGGTLTVLGLLLVPLPGPGWLVVFLGLAVLGTEFHWARRIATWLKRQLDRFWAWWKDRRARRRAAQQGETA
- a CDS encoding DUF3073 domain-containing protein; this encodes MGRGRQKAKHTKIARELKSYSPTVNYSALEKELGHPDDEQYVDKWADQYADEYEDEKA
- a CDS encoding universal stress protein, with amino-acid sequence MGGGEAEALRGAVLVGVVPGIPTRVVREAGRYAKLLGAPLVVVHVDVTRFVTYEDPDGYVHSAPIDINIAAGENDLAIVKAEAAKILDGHNVAWSVRQLVGDPAMAMKHLAEQVDARLLVVGTRKRGIGESIREFFTGSVAARLAHRQQRPILVIPLGEPVPDDEEIWPA
- a CDS encoding PadR family transcriptional regulator; protein product: MTPVFSHGDLRLYLLSLLDEGPRHGYDIMQALSDRTGGTYTPSAGTIYPRLSKLEEEGLVTKTVDGRKTVYEITDAGRAEVAARAGDLQGIEAGLTDSVRLIADEVRGSVREAMKSLRADLAAAARDEEAGATPATPGDDPRVSSREQLHRADTAITEFRAQLRADLRSHVARGGELAASVIDDLARSLDDIARDIRGSLRG
- a CDS encoding DUF4097 family beta strand repeat-containing protein — its product is MTLEKWIIHPGETRVIDIETVRKLKVGLVGGQIDVIGHDEPGARIEVHGVTIKDLRIEVTGDVVEIDHPQLRWDNFLEVFRNFGAGGPKAEISVAVPREVALNLGVVSASALVSGIRHDTRLNTVSGDIIVDGIDGDLTVNAVSGDVQVRELVGSLSANSVSGDVAATGSLRKATIDTVSGAMLVDSTGDVHQVALNTVSGNATIRLDEGHPANFVIRSVSGRVQVDGVVRSGQGTGPTTNFSGSVGELSGSFVDVRSNSVSGDVTVLRRAVSSVADAAPSASAPAAAGAEPPAGAFTEGTTEGQW
- a CDS encoding MerR family transcriptional regulator, whose product is MTREEKGDAMEEWSIQQIARLAGTTSRTLRHYADIGLLAPSRVGGNGYRYYDRVGLVRLQRILLLRDLGLSLPQIAGVLNRDVNAHDALTHHLSWLRQEQDRLTRRIAAVGATIDGMEGGEKPMAHDMFDGFDHTQYRDEVIERWGQGAYAEGDRWWRGMSSAEQRDWQQRVADLGRDWVAAAQSGIAPDAPEATALAERHVRWLTGIPGTPTGTPAETKAYVIGLGEMYVADERFGANYGGTAGAEFVRDALRAYADANL
- a CDS encoding ROK family protein, translating into MSHTISPTAVRRTSLGGVLSYAWDAEVFTASDAMAAVGLTRSTTIDVIEELVEIGLLDELENARAVGDYRKGRPARRFRLRADAAVVVGIDLAPDHILTVVANLRGEVLVRRASHTDLAHDSPAERRDAAAAAVDDALLAAGRTRADVLSLCAGVPAPVDASGSSPAHRNGFWRRMNPDLSEMFGAWAPIVRVINDASLAAVAEGSVGAAAGVRDHVTLLCGRFLGAGVVVDGNLLRGAHGGVGEMVAFDHVAGVGGAGGLSERAAEWARESIAAGTVSPDSALMALPPSELTGAAVFRLAREGDADAARIVERAGHALSVITGVMGSLFDPRRVVVSGIDPVDAAQLVAAARESLPLELDLPAPELVASRLGLDVICTGAVSAALDAARSGVLDLADEPRRTALQRVG